Proteins encoded by one window of Mariniplasma anaerobium:
- a CDS encoding carbohydrate ABC transporter permease: protein MKEFIRELKWSIRSKTHYMAVRLNDFLEKHHLRFFAHMPGWFKAIFFLLPALLVLGVFTFYPIINSFLVSFYSGYNIVTGEFDGYTLIGNYVTVLSESGFRQAILNTAIIVFVSVPIAIVAALFIAVAMNSIKPLKGFFQNMFFLPYVTNSIAIGLVFAFMFKGNTNDLFNLGLANQVVTWFGGTPVPWVGVGATYWSAMAVILIHGVWAGLAFKIIVFLSSIQGIDKQYYQAAQIDGASRSKSFRRITVPLISPMIFYILVTSIIGTFKTYSSIVAIIGTSGVITTGANGQVNLKTIVFFIYEYLQETGRNGALSEAAAAAILLFLIIMVFTVIQLRVGKKRVHY, encoded by the coding sequence ATGAAAGAGTTTATTAGAGAATTAAAATGGTCTATTAGGTCTAAAACACATTATATGGCAGTGAGACTAAATGATTTTCTAGAGAAACATCATTTAAGATTCTTTGCGCATATGCCTGGTTGGTTTAAAGCAATCTTCTTCTTACTACCAGCACTACTGGTATTAGGAGTATTTACATTTTATCCAATTATTAATTCATTTTTAGTTTCATTTTACAGTGGGTACAATATTGTAACCGGAGAATTCGATGGATACACACTTATTGGTAATTATGTTACAGTATTAAGCGAATCTGGATTTAGACAAGCTATATTAAATACTGCAATTATCGTATTTGTAAGTGTACCAATCGCAATTGTAGCAGCTTTATTCATTGCTGTTGCGATGAATTCGATTAAACCACTTAAAGGATTTTTCCAAAACATGTTTTTCTTACCTTATGTAACAAATTCAATTGCGATTGGTTTAGTTTTCGCATTTATGTTTAAAGGAAATACGAATGATTTATTTAATTTAGGATTAGCAAACCAAGTTGTTACCTGGTTTGGAGGAACCCCAGTTCCATGGGTAGGTGTTGGTGCGACTTATTGGTCTGCAATGGCAGTTATTCTAATTCATGGTGTTTGGGCAGGGTTAGCATTTAAAATTATTGTATTCTTATCAAGTATACAAGGTATTGATAAACAATATTATCAAGCAGCACAAATTGATGGTGCTTCTAGATCTAAATCATTTAGAAGAATTACAGTACCGTTGATTTCACCGATGATATTCTATATTTTAGTAACATCCATTATTGGTACATTTAAGACTTACTCTTCTATTGTAGCGATTATTGGTACATCTGGTGTGATTACAACAGGTGCAAATGGACAGGTTAACTTGAAGACTATCGTATTCTTTATATATGAATACTTACAAGAAACAGGAAGAAATGGTGCGTTAAGTGAAGCTGCAGCTGCAGCGATCCTATTATTCTTAATTATTATGGTATTTACTGTCATTCAATTAAGAGTAGGTAAAAAACGTGTTCATTATTGA
- a CDS encoding ABC transporter ATP-binding protein: MEIRLENLTKVFTDKSGNQTRAVDQLTITIPSGKLVGLLGPSGCGKSTTLFMIAGLHPVTEGKIFFGEDDVTRLAPEKRGIGLVFQNYALYPHMTIRQNIMFPLENLNIKRQEAEKLVVEMAELVGIRDQLDKKPSQLSGGQQQRVAIARALVKKPRVLLLDEPLSNLDARLRLQTREEIKRIQRETGITTIFVTHDQEEAMSISDQMVVLNFGMQQQMDEPQVMYNKPDNIFVAKFLGNPPINIIEGEIKKGKIVLSDGTVLADTKIKDGKYDLGIRPEDFKVDDQGFVVDTTHIDHTGRDTMIRFMIGDKPLRALVESESVEGKKTIKLMVKAHKVHVFDKETGLVLS; this comes from the coding sequence ATGGAGATTAGATTAGAGAATTTAACGAAAGTCTTTACTGACAAATCAGGAAATCAGACAAGAGCAGTAGACCAGTTAACAATTACAATTCCATCAGGTAAACTTGTTGGTTTACTAGGACCTTCTGGATGTGGTAAATCTACCACTTTATTTATGATAGCGGGACTTCATCCGGTTACTGAAGGTAAGATTTTCTTTGGTGAAGATGATGTTACTAGACTTGCACCAGAAAAAAGAGGAATCGGCTTAGTTTTTCAAAACTACGCACTTTATCCACACATGACAATACGTCAAAACATTATGTTTCCACTTGAAAATTTAAACATCAAGCGACAAGAAGCAGAAAAATTAGTTGTTGAAATGGCTGAATTGGTTGGTATTAGAGATCAATTAGATAAAAAACCTTCACAACTATCAGGCGGGCAACAACAAAGAGTTGCAATCGCAAGAGCATTGGTTAAAAAACCAAGAGTTTTACTTCTTGATGAACCACTATCAAACTTAGATGCTCGATTAAGACTTCAAACAAGAGAAGAAATTAAACGTATTCAAAGAGAAACTGGAATTACAACTATCTTTGTTACACATGACCAAGAAGAAGCTATGAGTATTAGTGATCAAATGGTTGTTCTTAATTTCGGAATGCAACAACAAATGGATGAACCTCAAGTTATGTATAACAAACCTGACAATATCTTTGTTGCTAAGTTTTTAGGAAATCCACCAATCAATATTATTGAAGGTGAAATTAAAAAAGGCAAAATTGTCTTATCAGACGGTACAGTCCTTGCAGATACAAAAATCAAAGATGGAAAATATGATTTAGGAATAAGACCAGAAGACTTTAAAGTAGACGATCAAGGCTTTGTTGTTGATACAACACATATAGACCATACAGGTAGAGATACTATGATTCGTTTCATGATTGGTGACAAGCCATTAAGAGCGCTTGTTGAATCAGAATCAGTCGAAGGTAAAAAAACGATCAAACTTATGGTTAAAGCACATAAAGTTCATGTTTTTGATAAAGAAACAGGACTCGTTCTATCATGA